Part of the Deltaproteobacteria bacterium genome, AGAGCACAGAGAATCCCTTCCCAGTTAACTACAAAAAACAAGAGCAAAAAGCAAGAGCATTAAACCACGGGGAACTCGGGGTGTCACGGGGGAAAGGCAAAGTCAAAGGCAACGGCAAAGAGGTATTCACCACCTGTCTGCGTGCGGGTCGCCCGCACAGGCAGGCGGAGACTTCGGAGAACACAGAGAAAAGCCTACTGGTTACAACAGAATCGGGGTCAACGGCCGTTTCACCGCAAAGGCGGTAGAGGACGCAAAGAAATGCGGGGGACGGCAAGGACAAACCTCCCTCTCGCCAAACACGCAAAGACCGCCGAGAAGATCCAATAAATTTCATAACCAAGAACTATTTCCGCCTTTCTCCGCGCCCTTGGCGTCCTTTGCGAGAGGCCGGTTTTGCTTTTACCTTTGCCTCTGATGCTGCTCTGTGCCTCTGTGCCTTTGCCCCTGGGTTTTATGCCCCTCGTCTTTCCCCTGCTTTACGCTATTAGTAACTTGATGAGAGCAAAAGTCGCGAAAATATTTGACTTGACAACTCCTGAACTACATTGTATACATGGCCCATGATTGTTTACGAGGCAAACATCCGGAAGTTCGTTCGGAAAGGCTTATTACCCAAGGAGGTTTTTAAAAGATTCCACAATATTTTCATCGCCCTGGAGGCCACGGAAGATCTGGGTCTCTTTGATATCAAGAGATTGAAGTCCACGGAAAGAAGAGCTTATTACCGATTACGAAAAGGGAAATACCGGGCCATATTTTTCCTTGAATCCGGCGATTATCATGTAATGTCCATTGCAAAGCGAGGGGAGGTGTATCGAAAATGGGAGTCATTTCGGTAAGACTCAACAAGAAGGAAGAGAAGATCCTGAAAAAGCTGACGGAACATTTCGAGACGGACAAGTCGGCGCTGATCAAAAAATCGCTTCTGGAACTCTATGAAAATCTGGTCGATCTTGAATTTATCGAAGAATTTGAGAGGAAAGAACAAAAGGGCGAGGTCTCTTTCGTCCCGGCCGGAGAGATCCTGAAGGATTGAAGGCAAAATCAAGGGGTAGATGCACACAGACACAGAGTGGCAAAGGCAAACCTTTCATCAAATACCCCCGTCCCGGGTAAACCGTGGAAGACCATCAGCGATATACATCTCTTCTATGGCCGATATGTAGAACGATCACCCTTCCCTCCTGGTCATCAATCTCATAGACAACCCGATAATTCCCTACTCTGATTCGCCATCCTTCACGACCGGTTAATTTGGTACAACCAACCAGCCTCGGACTGCTGCTCAGAGCACGAACGGCATTGACGATACGTGGGACATGATCGTGGGGAACTCGCTCCAATTCTTTCTGCGCCCGCCTGAGAATATGAATCTCATACTTCATTCGCTGGTCTTGTTGATCTCATCTACAGCCTGCTCAAAAGGAATCGTATCATCGCCGGACTTCTTCGCCCTGTCATATGCTCGTATCGATTCCAGTTCTTCCAGTTCTTGCAACATTTTTCCGTAGTCCTTAATGCTGAGCAGCACACTGATCCGCTTCCCATTTTTATCAACGATGTAGTGTTCTTTTATGGAAGCCACCTGTCATCTCCTTATTAGCCTCTCTTGTCTGTACGTTTCATTATTATTGCCGAGGAGCCGGCTTCTGTCAATGAGAAACGACATTGTGCGTCATTCGGGGTCATCATCATTCGGGGTCACATCATTCGGGGTCAGGCTTCGCTAATTTTATATCTTGATCGCGGCCCCTTTCGAAAAGGGATAAAACGCTCCCTTCAGAGAACGCATAACCGATTCCCCGGATGATATCAATATAGAATTAGCAAAGCCTGACCCCGGCGTAGCCATGACCCCAGCGTAGCCCAATGCAGGGAGATGAAAAAGAAGGCCGTGGCCCGCTCGCTGCGCGGATTCCTTACCCGGGTGAGGCATGGATCATCAATCTCAGCCTTCGCGACGAGGAAACAGTCGGGGAGACGAAGGTGCGTTTCATTCCTGTTTTTGAATTGTTGTAAGACAGGACAGGATTTGGAAAGGCAAGGGGCAAAGGCAAACCTCGCAAAAAACTTGACAGAACAGTTTCATACATGTAAATTATTATTGGATATGAAATATTTATTATTGCATGACATTCAGGTGAATAACATGATTACAAAAGTAGGCACACGAGGACAGGTTTCCATTCCGAAAGAAATCAGAAAGAAGTTCAAAATCGAATCTGAAACCCGCATTGAGTGGTTCGTTGACGGGAAGACCATTCGGGTTTTGCCGATTCCGAAAGATCCGGTCAAAGCCTTCAGGGGCAAAGGGAACAGAACCTATACCACGGATGATCTCATAAAGGACCGCAAGCAAGAGCGCTCGCTGGAGGATGTCGATGACGGGAAAAAGTAAGAAGCCTTCAAGCTATGTACTGGATACCTCAGCGCTGCTGACATTATGGAACAATGAGGCAGGCGCCGACAGCGTTGAGAAGATCCTCCGGCAAGGAGCCACCGGAAGTGCAACCGTCTATCTTTCCTTTATCTCCTTTATGGAAATTCGTTACCGCTTTTATAAAACCCGAGGGAAAAGCGCCGCCAACGAGATCTATCAGGCAGCGAGGATTCTTCCGTGCACAAGAATCGATGTGGATGAAAGACTGATCCTCCTGGCTTCGGATATCAAAGGGACAAACAGCCTTTCCGTTGCCGACAGCTTCATTATCGCAACCGCTGTAAAAGAAAAAAGTACACTCGTACATAAAGATCCCGAATTTGAACAGGTTCGTGACACAGTGACTCTTCTCACGCTGCCCTACAAATGATCTCCGCTATCCCCCCTTTTAACTAAGATGAAGTCGTAAAAAGTCCGTTCGACCCTTCGACCCGCTCAGGGCGAACGGTGTAAGTGATTGAGGCACCTCTTAGGGTCAGAGCTACACATTTGACATTTTGCACGCGGACAGGCGCAGACCTCAGAGAGCACAGAGCTTGGGAAGTCTCATCCATCTCCCCCTTCCAGGCCATCCCCTTTGAAAAGGAGACCGAGGGGAGGGCAAGGTAGCTGCTGAATACCGGTCGCTGACGGTTTTATCCGATCTTACCCCAGTTTTGCCAACGCCTCTTGCGCCTTCTCTTTTTCCGAAAAATCATACGGAAAGGAAAGGGCCTTCTTCAGCGCCTCTTTCGCCTTCTCCGGCTGCTTGTTATCACGATAGGCAAGCCCTAAATGGTAATAAACAGAAGGATTTTTGCCGAATTTCGCGATGCTTTGTTCAAACAGACCAATGGCCTTCGGATAGAAACTTTTTTTGTAATAGACCCAGCCGAGGGTATCCATAATCATCGGATTCTCAGGCGTTTTTTCCATAGCCTTCTGAACCAGATCCAGGGCACGGTCGGTATCTCCACCATGTTCAAGGATGAGGTACGCCAAGTTA contains:
- a CDS encoding type II toxin-antitoxin system RelE/ParE family toxin; translated protein: MKYEIHILRRAQKELERVPHDHVPRIVNAVRALSSSPRLVGCTKLTGREGWRIRVGNYRVVYEIDDQEGRVIVLHIGHRRDVYR
- a CDS encoding AbrB/MazE/SpoVT family DNA-binding domain-containing protein, encoding MKKKAVARSLRGFLTRVRHGSSISAFATRKQSGRRRCVSFLFLNCCKTGQDLERQGAKANLAKNLTEQFHTCKLLLDMKYLLLHDIQVNNMITKVGTRGQVSIPKEIRKKFKIESETRIEWFVDGKTIRVLPIPKDPVKAFRGKGNRTYTTDDLIKDRKQERSLEDVDDGKK
- a CDS encoding type II toxin-antitoxin system VapC family toxin; translated protein: MTGKSKKPSSYVLDTSALLTLWNNEAGADSVEKILRQGATGSATVYLSFISFMEIRYRFYKTRGKSAANEIYQAARILPCTRIDVDERLILLASDIKGTNSLSVADSFIIATAVKEKSTLVHKDPEFEQVRDTVTLLTLPYK